A genomic window from Silene latifolia isolate original U9 population chromosome Y, ASM4854445v1, whole genome shotgun sequence includes:
- the LOC141628554 gene encoding uncharacterized protein LOC141628554 — protein MKVDLKKAYDSIEWDFIRQMLHALAFPDKMIQWIMECVTTPWYTLSLNGSNFGYFQDDLLMFCRGDKASIIIILRAFATFSKASRLEINCEKSDIYFNGMSSEDSQYILGVSGFKEGQFSFRYLGIPISYKIMAVGDCSRLIEKIVQRIRGWGARKLSYDGRLVLVQAVLTQLHSFWTRIFIIHVTVMDRINHICRNYLWSGSEEFHKTSHVAWEKVCVAKKYGGLGIVNGKNWNLAMLGKYVWWLAEKSDHLWIRWVNHMYIKDQTWMDYSPSVCSSWTWRKICQVKDLFKPAYCHGKWSTYNVYVGYAWLQGNIPKVPWYPIIWNILNLPKHSIIGWLAIQCRLLTKDRLLRFGIITNAYCDMCLDHPKDHSHMLYGCRFSACWWKLSAAWLDVPLPSTEIWTARRICRVESKLIHPTYAVKNVIEMVKSRGMQWKWTSKYQYMHWAPWLE, from the exons ATGAAGGTGGACCTAAAGAAGGCTTATGACTCAATTGAGTGGGACTTCATTAGGCAGATGTTGCATGCTCTTGCTTTCCCTGACAAAATGATTCAATGGATAATGGAGTGTGTCACTACACCATGGTATACTCTATCTCTTAATGGTTCTAACTTTGGATACTTTCAAG ATGATCTTCTAATGTTCTGCAGAGGTGACAAGGCATCAATCATTATTATCCTTAGAGCTTTTGCCACATTCTCTAAAGCTTCTAGACTGGAAATTAATTGTGAAAAGTCTGATATATACTTCAATGGTATGAGCAGTGAGGATAGTCAGTATATCTTGGGTGTATCTGGTTTTAAAGAGGGTCAGTTCTCTTTTAGGTATCTAGGCATACCAATCTCATATAAAATAATGGCAGTGGGTGACTGTTCCAGGCTTATTGAGAAGATAGTGCAGAGAATTCGTGGTTGGGGGGCCAGGAAGCTAAGTTATGATGGCAGACTAGTTCTTGTGCAGGCAGTGTTAACACAACTCCACAGCTTTTGGACACGTATATTCATCATTCATGTCACTGTGATGGACAGAATTAATCATATTTGTAGGAACTACCTTTGGAGTGGCTCTGAGGAGTTCCATAAGACTTCTCATGTGGCTTGGGAAAAGGTATGTGTTGCTAAGAAATATGGGGGGCTTGGTATTGTGAATGGTAAAAATTGGAACTTGGCTATGTTGGGCAAATATGTTTGGTGGTTAGCTGAGAAATCTGATCATCTGTGGATAAGGTGGGTTAATCACATGTATATCAAAGACCAGACTTGGATGGACTATTCTCCTTCAGTCTGCTCAAGTTGGACTTGGAGGAAAATTTGCCAAGTCAAGGACCTCTTTAAACCTGCCTATTGCCATGGGAAATGGAGTACTTATAATGTGTATGTAGGATATGCTTGGTTGCAGGGTAATATTCCTAAGGTGCCTTGGTACCCTATCATTTGGAACATACTCAATTTACCCAAACATTCAATCATTGGCTGGTTGGCTATTCAATGTCGATTGTTGACAAAGGATAGACTGCTCAGATTTGGTATCATAACTAATGCTTATTGTGATATGTGCTTGGATCATCCTAAGGACCATAGTCATATGTTATATGGATGCAGATTCAGTGCATGCTGGTGGAAACTTTCAGCTGCCTGGTTAGATGTCCCTTTACCTTCTACTGAG ATTTGGACTGCCCGTAGAATATGTAGAGTGGAAAGCAAGTTGATTCATCCTACTTATGCGGTTAAAAATGTTATAGAGATGGTCAAGAGTAGAGGAATGCAGTGGAAATGGACGTCTAAATATCAATATATGCATTGGGCGCCTTGGCTAGAGTAG